The Gordonia sp. KTR9 genome contains a region encoding:
- a CDS encoding FAD-binding protein produces the protein MATSTEIPETVALDSVSEFSDEVDVVVIGFGIAGGCAAAEAAANGARVLLLERAAAPGGTTSLSGGFFYLGGGTAVQKATGQDDSVEEMEKYLTAVSLDPEADKIHAYCADSVDHFNWLEGLGFTFERSFYPEKAVIQPGTEGLMFTGNEKVWPFKDQAVPAPRGHKVPVPGETGGAKLVIDLLVSRLDELGAEVRYETGARQLVVDDNGAVVGVTWKTPDAEGVIRADSVIIAAGGFVMNPDMVAEHTPHLAEKPFVLGNTYDDGLGLRMGRSVGAALKYMDKAFITAPIYPPASMVMGVIVNKFGDRFVTEDSYHARTSGFVLEQPDSVAYLIVNESHMNEKQNYLVPLIDGWETIEEMERDLGIPEGRLQATMARYNENAAKKEDPDFHKAAEFLEPQDTGPWAAYDLSLGKAMYAGFTMGGMATSIDGEVLDESGTVITGLYAAGASATNIAQDCKGYCSGTQLGEGSYFGRRAGRHAAARVTASA, from the coding sequence ATGGCTACCAGCACCGAGATCCCGGAGACCGTCGCACTCGATTCGGTGAGCGAGTTCTCCGACGAGGTCGACGTCGTCGTGATCGGATTCGGCATCGCCGGCGGATGTGCGGCCGCCGAGGCCGCCGCCAACGGCGCGCGCGTACTGCTGCTCGAACGCGCCGCGGCACCCGGCGGCACCACGTCGCTGTCCGGCGGATTCTTCTACCTCGGCGGGGGCACCGCCGTCCAGAAGGCCACCGGCCAGGACGACTCCGTCGAGGAGATGGAGAAGTACCTCACCGCGGTGTCGCTGGATCCCGAGGCAGACAAGATCCATGCCTACTGCGCCGACAGTGTCGACCACTTCAACTGGCTCGAAGGCCTGGGCTTCACCTTCGAGCGCAGCTTCTACCCCGAGAAGGCCGTCATCCAGCCCGGCACCGAAGGACTGATGTTCACCGGCAACGAGAAGGTCTGGCCGTTCAAGGACCAGGCCGTTCCCGCACCCCGCGGACACAAGGTGCCGGTGCCCGGCGAGACCGGCGGCGCGAAGCTGGTGATCGACCTGCTCGTCTCCCGGCTCGACGAGCTGGGTGCGGAGGTCCGGTATGAGACCGGCGCCCGGCAACTGGTCGTCGACGATAACGGAGCGGTTGTCGGCGTGACGTGGAAGACCCCCGATGCGGAGGGCGTCATCCGCGCCGACTCGGTGATCATCGCCGCCGGCGGCTTCGTCATGAACCCCGACATGGTCGCCGAACACACCCCGCATCTCGCCGAGAAACCGTTCGTGCTCGGCAACACCTACGACGACGGTCTCGGCCTGCGCATGGGCCGATCCGTCGGCGCCGCACTGAAATACATGGACAAGGCATTCATCACCGCCCCCATCTACCCGCCCGCGAGCATGGTCATGGGTGTCATCGTGAACAAGTTCGGTGACCGGTTCGTCACCGAGGACTCCTACCACGCGAGAACATCGGGATTCGTTCTCGAGCAGCCGGATTCCGTCGCCTACCTCATCGTCAACGAGTCGCACATGAACGAGAAGCAGAACTACCTCGTCCCGCTGATCGACGGCTGGGAGACCATCGAGGAGATGGAACGGGACCTCGGCATCCCCGAAGGCAGGTTGCAGGCGACCATGGCCCGCTACAACGAGAACGCCGCGAAGAAAGAGGACCCCGACTTCCACAAGGCCGCCGAGTTCCTCGAGCCGCAGGACACCGGGCCGTGGGCGGCCTACGACCTGTCACTCGGCAAGGCCATGTATGCGGGATTCACGATGGGCGGAATGGCGACCTCGATCGACGGCGAGGTGCTCGACGAATCGGGGACCGTGATCACCGGCCTGTACGCGGCCGGTGCCAGCGCCACCAACATCGCACAGGACTGCAAAGGATACTGCAGCGGAACGCAATTGGGCGAGGGGTCCTACTTCGGACGCCGTGCCGGGCGGCACGCCGCCGCACGGGTCACCGCCAGCGCGTGA
- a CDS encoding heavy-metal-associated domain-containing protein — translation MSTTSTYTVTGMTCGHCAASVREEIEALPGVTSVEVTVDDGSVRVAADRELGRDEVAAAVTEAGYALV, via the coding sequence ATGAGCACCACCAGCACCTACACCGTCACCGGCATGACCTGCGGCCATTGCGCCGCGTCGGTCCGCGAGGAGATCGAGGCGCTGCCCGGCGTGACGAGCGTCGAGGTCACCGTCGACGACGGCTCGGTGCGGGTCGCGGCCGACCGTGAACTCGGACGAGACGAGGTCGCGGCAGCCGTCACCGAGGCCGGTTACGCGCTGGTCTGA
- a CDS encoding aldo/keto reductase produces the protein MRTRELGRQGLTTSVLGYGAMRIALGTDTSTDDASIAAIRRAVDDGVTLFDTAELYGWGRGERLLGRALAPVRDDVTIATKFGFEPPLKPNSRPDHIRDVVDNSLRHLGVDHIDVLYQHIDDPAVPIEEVVGVMTEYVDAGKVKYLGLSNTNAENIRRAHSMHPISVVQTEYSIFSRESEAVLDLLEELGIGLVAYAPLARGFLTGAVQPRDALAADDFRRRSPWWRPGNFEANLDIVRRLADLAQDKGVTLSQLALAWLVARKPYIVPIPGSGDAERVAQNNASADLELSVDDLARIDRIAPHGGIAD, from the coding sequence ATGCGGACACGCGAACTCGGACGCCAGGGACTCACCACGTCAGTGCTCGGCTATGGCGCGATGCGCATCGCACTGGGGACCGACACCAGCACGGACGACGCGTCGATCGCGGCGATCCGCCGCGCCGTCGACGACGGTGTCACGCTCTTCGACACCGCGGAACTGTATGGCTGGGGCAGGGGCGAGCGGCTGCTGGGCAGAGCGCTCGCGCCCGTTCGCGACGACGTCACGATCGCGACGAAGTTCGGTTTCGAGCCGCCCCTGAAGCCGAACTCTCGACCCGACCACATACGCGATGTCGTCGACAACAGCCTCCGCCACCTCGGAGTCGATCACATCGACGTGCTCTATCAGCACATCGACGACCCGGCGGTGCCGATCGAGGAAGTCGTCGGGGTGATGACGGAGTACGTGGACGCCGGCAAGGTCAAATACCTGGGCTTGTCCAACACGAACGCGGAGAACATCCGCCGGGCCCATTCCATGCACCCGATCAGCGTCGTGCAGACCGAGTACTCGATCTTCTCCCGTGAGTCCGAGGCGGTTCTGGACTTGCTCGAGGAACTGGGCATCGGCCTCGTCGCCTATGCCCCGCTCGCACGAGGATTCTTGACCGGAGCCGTGCAGCCCCGAGATGCCCTGGCGGCCGACGACTTCCGCCGTCGCTCACCGTGGTGGCGACCGGGCAACTTCGAGGCGAATCTCGACATCGTCAGGCGGCTGGCCGACCTCGCCCAGGACAAAGGTGTGACTCTTTCACAGCTGGCGTTGGCGTGGCTCGTCGCCCGGAAGCCGTACATCGTCCCCATCCCCGGATCCGGCGACGCCGAGCGGGTTGCACAGAACAACGCCTCCGCCGACCTCGAGCTCAGCGTCGACGATCTCGCCCGTATCGACCGGATCGCCCCGCACGGCGGCATCGCTGACTGA
- a CDS encoding molybdopterin-dependent oxidoreductase: MPSITTRHATSPAPALAGVVAVGAALAAGELAAVPVSPDASPYFAVGSTVVDHSPEAVRKWAIETFGVADKLALFIGMGILIAVLAAACGYLERRRPPLGSLVIAGFGLVGVLAAMNRPDATWTHALPSIVAGVVGVVVLRVLIAQMGSDEPPAAETDTDSADDTPKPAARSAFTRRFVLTAGGVAAAAVVVGVVARRVLADTAGVVADRARVLLPRAAEKAPPIPAGAQLKVSGATPFMTDNADFYRIDTALQVPTLTTGEWRLRIHGDVDREVTLSWDDLLAMPMTERIVTLACVSNEVGGDLVGNAKWLGVPMREVLDLAGVRPGADMLLSTSVDGWTCGTPISAVTDGRDALLAVGMNDSPLPLEHGYPVRQVVPGLYGYVSATKWVVDWEITRFSEANAYWTTRGWSALGPIKMASRFDRPADGTEHPAGEVVVAGTAWAQHTGVERVEVRVDQGPWQPAELTTEYSIDTWRQWKFVWQATKGNHTLECRAIDQQGKPQIERYQAPAPDGASGLDDRTYTIV, from the coding sequence ATGCCCTCGATCACGACGCGTCATGCAACCTCGCCGGCTCCCGCGCTGGCGGGTGTGGTCGCCGTCGGTGCGGCGCTGGCCGCGGGCGAACTGGCCGCCGTTCCCGTGTCGCCGGACGCGTCCCCCTACTTCGCCGTGGGATCCACGGTCGTCGACCATTCGCCCGAGGCGGTCCGCAAGTGGGCGATCGAGACGTTCGGGGTCGCCGACAAGCTGGCGCTGTTCATCGGCATGGGCATCCTCATCGCGGTGCTCGCGGCGGCGTGCGGATACCTCGAACGGCGACGACCCCCGCTCGGCTCCCTGGTGATCGCGGGCTTCGGGCTGGTCGGGGTGCTCGCCGCGATGAACCGGCCGGATGCGACCTGGACCCACGCGCTGCCGTCGATCGTCGCCGGGGTGGTCGGGGTCGTCGTGCTGCGGGTCCTGATCGCGCAAATGGGTTCCGACGAGCCGCCGGCCGCCGAGACCGACACCGACTCCGCGGATGACACGCCGAAACCGGCTGCACGGTCGGCATTCACGCGCCGCTTCGTGCTCACCGCGGGCGGCGTGGCGGCTGCCGCGGTCGTGGTCGGTGTCGTGGCCCGACGGGTGCTCGCCGACACGGCGGGCGTCGTCGCCGACCGCGCCCGGGTTCTGTTGCCGCGCGCGGCCGAGAAGGCGCCGCCCATCCCGGCAGGTGCGCAGCTCAAGGTCTCGGGCGCAACACCTTTCATGACCGACAACGCCGATTTCTATCGAATCGACACGGCGCTACAGGTCCCCACGCTGACCACCGGTGAGTGGCGACTGCGGATTCACGGAGACGTGGACCGCGAGGTGACACTGTCCTGGGATGACCTGCTCGCCATGCCGATGACCGAGCGGATCGTGACCCTCGCCTGCGTGTCGAACGAGGTCGGCGGCGATCTCGTCGGCAACGCCAAGTGGCTGGGGGTGCCGATGCGCGAGGTCCTCGACCTCGCGGGTGTGCGGCCCGGCGCCGACATGCTGCTGTCCACCAGCGTCGACGGTTGGACTTGCGGCACACCGATTTCGGCGGTCACCGACGGACGTGACGCCCTTCTCGCCGTGGGGATGAACGACTCGCCGCTTCCCCTCGAGCACGGATATCCGGTCCGGCAGGTGGTGCCTGGGCTGTACGGATATGTCTCGGCGACGAAGTGGGTCGTCGATTGGGAGATCACGCGCTTCTCCGAGGCCAACGCCTACTGGACCACACGGGGGTGGTCGGCGCTCGGACCGATCAAGATGGCCTCGCGCTTCGACCGTCCAGCCGACGGAACCGAGCACCCGGCAGGCGAGGTAGTCGTCGCCGGCACCGCATGGGCCCAGCACACCGGTGTCGAGCGCGTCGAGGTGCGCGTCGACCAGGGGCCATGGCAGCCCGCCGAGCTGACCACGGAATACAGCATCGACACCTGGCGGCAATGGAAGTTCGTCTGGCAGGCGACGAAGGGCAACCACACCCTTGAATGCCGGGCGATCGATCAGCAGGGGAAACCGCAGATCGAGCGCTACCAGGCGCCGGCGCCCGACGGTGCAAGCGGGCTGGACGACCGCACGTACACCATCGTCTGA
- a CDS encoding heavy metal translocating P-type ATPase, giving the protein MTASTGQLVDLDISGMTCASCANRIERKLNKLDGVTASVNYATERAHVEVPAGLAAGDLVEVVRAAGYDASPILPDPPADATEHVPAGSGDPELDGLRQRLIVSAILSVPVIALAMVPALQFTYWQWLSLTLAAPVVVWGAYPFHRAAWINLRHGATTMDTLVSVGTLAAFGWSLYALFLGTAGTPGLTHGFDLLPQRTDGSSHIYLEAAAGVTTFLLAGRYFEKRAKRRAGDALAALMDLGAKDVVVRRPGGDENRIPIAQLAVGDEFVVRPGEKIATDGVVVDGASAVDASMVSGESVPVEVTAGDSVVGATVNTSGLLVVRATAVGSDTALAQMARMVTAAQEGKADVQRLADRISSVFVPIVIAIALATLGFWLGVASTTDFAGGDVTFAFTAAVAVLIIACPCALGLATPTALMVGTGRGAQLGILLKGPEVLESTRRVDTIVLDKTGTVTTGEMSVSGITVVDGYETEQVLGWAASVESGSEHPIAAAVVDAGRDHIDSHVRDFVSTQGAGVAGMVGDRLVEVVSPSKVDVPLPHTLDDAVATAESDGATAVVVLASDGASETAAAQPVPVAVLAVADRVKPSSAAAVAEFRRLGLTPKLLTGDNEGAARAVASSVGIDDVTAGVSPRRKLEVIAELQEQGHVVAMVGDGINDAAALAQADLGLAMGTGTDVAMAASDLTVVSGDLRAVADAIRLARRTLGTIKGNLFWAFGYNVAAIPLAAAGMLNPMIAGAAMALSSVFVVGNSLRLRGFTPGR; this is encoded by the coding sequence ATGACCGCGAGCACCGGGCAACTGGTCGACCTGGACATCTCCGGGATGACCTGCGCGTCCTGCGCCAACCGCATCGAGCGCAAGCTCAACAAGCTCGACGGCGTGACCGCATCGGTGAACTACGCGACCGAGCGCGCCCACGTCGAAGTGCCCGCCGGCCTGGCGGCCGGGGACCTCGTCGAGGTGGTCCGGGCCGCCGGTTACGATGCCTCGCCGATCCTGCCCGACCCGCCGGCAGACGCCACGGAACACGTCCCGGCGGGGTCCGGCGATCCCGAGCTGGACGGCCTTCGGCAACGCCTGATCGTGTCGGCGATCCTGTCGGTGCCGGTGATCGCGCTCGCGATGGTCCCGGCGTTGCAGTTCACCTACTGGCAGTGGCTGTCCCTGACCCTCGCCGCGCCGGTCGTCGTGTGGGGTGCCTACCCGTTCCACCGGGCGGCGTGGATCAACCTCCGCCACGGCGCGACGACGATGGACACCCTCGTGTCGGTCGGTACCCTCGCGGCGTTCGGATGGTCGCTGTACGCGCTGTTCCTCGGGACCGCGGGCACTCCCGGACTCACCCACGGCTTCGATCTCCTGCCACAGCGGACCGACGGGTCGTCGCACATCTACCTCGAGGCCGCGGCCGGCGTCACGACCTTCCTGCTGGCCGGACGCTACTTCGAGAAGCGCGCCAAACGGCGCGCCGGTGACGCGCTCGCCGCGCTGATGGATCTCGGGGCCAAGGACGTGGTCGTTCGGCGGCCCGGCGGCGACGAGAACCGAATCCCCATCGCGCAGTTGGCAGTCGGCGACGAGTTCGTCGTACGACCCGGTGAGAAGATCGCCACCGACGGCGTCGTCGTCGACGGTGCGTCGGCCGTCGACGCGTCGATGGTCTCCGGAGAATCGGTGCCGGTCGAGGTCACCGCCGGTGACTCGGTGGTCGGCGCGACCGTCAACACCAGCGGTCTGCTCGTCGTCCGCGCGACCGCCGTGGGTTCGGACACCGCGCTCGCCCAGATGGCCCGTATGGTGACGGCGGCGCAGGAGGGCAAGGCCGACGTCCAGCGGTTGGCCGATCGGATCTCCTCGGTGTTCGTCCCGATCGTGATCGCGATCGCGCTTGCCACGCTTGGCTTCTGGCTCGGGGTGGCGTCCACGACCGACTTCGCCGGTGGCGATGTCACCTTCGCGTTCACCGCCGCCGTCGCAGTCCTCATCATCGCGTGCCCGTGCGCGCTCGGGCTCGCCACGCCGACCGCGCTGATGGTCGGTACCGGACGGGGTGCGCAACTGGGCATCCTGCTGAAGGGTCCGGAGGTGCTCGAGTCGACGCGGAGGGTGGACACCATCGTGCTGGACAAGACGGGCACGGTGACGACAGGAGAGATGTCGGTGTCCGGGATCACCGTCGTCGACGGCTACGAGACCGAGCAGGTCCTGGGATGGGCGGCGTCGGTGGAATCGGGGTCGGAACATCCGATCGCGGCGGCCGTCGTCGACGCCGGGCGCGACCACATCGACTCGCACGTACGCGATTTCGTTTCGACGCAGGGCGCCGGTGTGGCCGGGATGGTCGGCGACCGGCTGGTCGAGGTCGTGTCACCGAGCAAGGTCGATGTCCCCCTGCCACACACACTCGACGACGCGGTCGCCACCGCCGAATCCGACGGCGCGACCGCGGTCGTGGTGCTGGCCTCCGACGGTGCATCCGAAACCGCAGCTGCGCAACCGGTTCCCGTTGCCGTGCTCGCGGTGGCCGACCGGGTCAAACCGTCGTCCGCCGCGGCCGTCGCCGAGTTCCGGCGGCTGGGACTGACGCCGAAGCTGCTCACCGGCGACAACGAGGGTGCCGCCCGGGCGGTGGCGTCGAGCGTCGGCATCGACGACGTCACCGCAGGCGTCAGTCCACGCCGCAAGCTCGAGGTGATCGCCGAACTACAGGAGCAGGGTCATGTGGTGGCGATGGTCGGCGACGGGATCAACGACGCCGCCGCACTCGCCCAGGCCGATCTGGGGCTCGCGATGGGGACGGGCACCGACGTCGCGATGGCTGCCAGCGATCTGACCGTCGTGAGTGGCGACCTGCGCGCGGTCGCCGACGCGATCCGGCTCGCGCGTCGCACCCTCGGCACCATCAAGGGAAACCTGTTCTGGGCCTTCGGATACAACGTCGCGGCCATTCCACTCGCCGCCGCGGGCATGCTGAACCCGATGATCGCCGGCGCGGCGATGGCCCTCTCGTCGGTCTTCGTCGTCGGCAACAGCCTGCGACTTCGCGGGTTCACGCCGGGGCGGTGA
- the nadB gene encoding L-aspartate oxidase, which yields MSGSIRMGAGTDQTVRADLVVVGAGIAGLTAALWAAQDGLRVVVLNKGPHWDAESGDQPTSTFYAQGGVAVVIPGTEPGGRRGDDSVDRHLADTVAAGGGLTEPTASGLILADGWASVSALIGWGAEFDRDADGSLLRTREGGHTRRRIIHAGGDATGAAIQRALHEAVRRAGGDVPPIRFLDDTIATSVRLEDGRAVGVDCLRAGRTESVLAPTVLLATGGTGHLYAATTNPAGSTGDGIALALRAGAEVADLEFIQFHPTMLYTQGARGRRTLISEAVRGEGGRLVDVDGRSVTAGVHPMGDLAPRDVVADAVQTAIELTGHPCVYLDVSGVVGFETRFPTVAAGVRAAGLDPASGRIPVVPGAHYLCGGVVTDESSRTAVDGLLAAGEVARTGLHGANRLASNSLLEGLVMGRRAAAVATARRGLPVPESGGRRYESPVPILDRDQLQDTMTRRVALRRSASGLAAAADTLAAAPRRVAETVRDVEDAALTLTATAVVAAAAARTESRGAHVRTDFPLTADVAESRVFRIVDGELREARHAGVPG from the coding sequence ATGAGCGGGTCCATACGCATGGGAGCCGGGACGGATCAGACGGTCCGCGCCGACCTGGTGGTGGTGGGTGCCGGCATCGCCGGCCTGACCGCGGCGCTGTGGGCCGCCCAGGACGGACTCCGGGTCGTCGTCCTCAACAAGGGCCCGCACTGGGACGCCGAGAGCGGGGATCAGCCCACCTCGACGTTCTACGCCCAGGGCGGTGTCGCGGTGGTGATACCGGGAACGGAGCCGGGGGGGCGGCGCGGCGACGACTCGGTGGACCGCCACCTGGCCGACACGGTCGCCGCCGGCGGCGGACTCACCGAGCCGACGGCCTCGGGTCTCATCCTCGCCGATGGCTGGGCCTCGGTGTCGGCCCTCATCGGCTGGGGCGCCGAATTCGACCGCGACGCCGACGGTTCGCTGCTGCGGACCCGCGAGGGTGGTCACACCCGGCGGCGCATCATCCACGCCGGCGGTGACGCGACCGGGGCGGCCATCCAGCGGGCGCTCCACGAGGCCGTCCGACGCGCCGGCGGGGACGTGCCGCCGATCCGATTCCTCGACGACACGATCGCGACCTCGGTCCGCCTCGAGGACGGTCGAGCCGTCGGCGTCGACTGCCTGCGGGCCGGACGTACCGAGTCCGTCCTGGCGCCGACCGTGCTGCTCGCCACCGGCGGAACCGGGCACCTCTACGCCGCGACCACCAATCCGGCCGGGTCGACCGGCGACGGCATCGCGCTCGCGTTGCGAGCCGGGGCGGAGGTGGCAGATCTCGAGTTCATCCAGTTCCACCCGACGATGCTGTACACCCAGGGCGCGCGGGGACGACGGACGCTCATCAGCGAGGCCGTGCGCGGGGAGGGCGGCCGACTCGTCGACGTCGACGGCCGGTCGGTCACCGCGGGCGTCCACCCGATGGGTGATCTCGCGCCCCGCGATGTGGTGGCCGACGCCGTGCAGACCGCGATCGAGCTCACCGGACACCCGTGCGTCTACCTCGACGTGAGCGGCGTCGTCGGCTTCGAGACCCGCTTTCCGACGGTGGCCGCGGGGGTCCGGGCCGCCGGGCTCGACCCCGCGTCCGGACGCATCCCGGTCGTGCCGGGAGCCCACTATCTGTGCGGCGGCGTCGTCACCGACGAGTCGTCGCGCACCGCGGTGGACGGGTTGCTAGCGGCGGGCGAGGTCGCGCGCACCGGGTTGCACGGTGCCAACCGACTGGCGTCGAACAGTCTCCTCGAAGGTCTGGTGATGGGCCGTCGCGCGGCAGCGGTGGCGACCGCGCGGCGCGGCCTCCCGGTTCCGGAGAGCGGTGGTCGGCGGTATGAGTCACCCGTCCCGATCCTGGACCGCGATCAGCTGCAGGACACGATGACGCGCCGAGTGGCCCTGCGACGGTCGGCTTCGGGGCTCGCCGCGGCGGCCGACACGCTCGCCGCCGCACCCCGGCGGGTGGCGGAGACGGTGCGTGACGTCGAAGACGCGGCGCTCACGCTCACCGCGACGGCAGTCGTCGCCGCAGCAGCCGCACGCACCGAGTCGCGGGGCGCGCATGTCCGCACGGATTTCCCGTTGACCGCCGACGTGGCGGAGTCGCGCGTGTTCCGGATCGTCGACGGCGAACTGCGGGAAGCGCGCCACGCGGGCGTACCCGGCTGA
- a CDS encoding alpha/beta hydrolase, giving the protein MTQISADGSGDEGTPDHGDPVAATPERITLELEHITLHALAWGPLAGPVVVCLHGFPDSAWTWRHLGPELAAAGHRVIAPFTRGYAPSEIPADNDFHVAALAYDARAIHGAIGAGDDAVLIGHDWGAMTANAVAHRDDNPYARVVSMSVPPVPAVRRSVAGGIDGARILARQALMSWYIAFNQLPWLPERALDRLIPLLWRRWRLNTGTAATRPDHRLDVDHALAALPTRAHRTAALGYYRALRRPRTHPRYAALREDWLGEPRCPTLYLHGAEDGCMQSRLTDHVRDVLPAASAAAVVAGAGHFLHLDRPDEVNERILAFVTSNARGREGGTGPARFVD; this is encoded by the coding sequence ATGACCCAGATCTCAGCAGACGGCTCGGGGGACGAGGGCACCCCCGATCACGGTGACCCGGTCGCCGCGACGCCGGAACGGATCACCCTCGAGCTCGAACACATCACCCTGCACGCGCTGGCGTGGGGTCCCCTGGCGGGGCCCGTCGTCGTGTGTCTGCACGGATTCCCCGACTCGGCGTGGACGTGGCGGCACCTCGGACCCGAACTAGCCGCCGCCGGGCATCGCGTGATCGCTCCCTTCACACGCGGCTACGCACCGTCGGAAATACCGGCGGACAACGACTTTCACGTTGCAGCACTCGCCTACGACGCGCGAGCGATCCACGGCGCCATCGGCGCGGGCGACGACGCGGTGCTGATCGGGCACGACTGGGGCGCGATGACGGCGAACGCGGTGGCCCACCGCGACGACAATCCGTACGCACGGGTGGTCTCGATGTCGGTGCCACCGGTCCCGGCGGTACGACGCTCGGTCGCCGGCGGGATCGACGGTGCCAGGATCCTCGCGCGGCAGGCGCTGATGAGCTGGTACATCGCGTTCAACCAGTTGCCGTGGCTGCCCGAACGGGCGCTCGACCGGCTGATCCCGCTGCTGTGGCGCCGCTGGCGACTGAACACGGGCACGGCGGCCACGCGACCCGACCACCGACTCGACGTCGACCACGCCCTGGCGGCGTTGCCCACGCGCGCGCACCGGACGGCGGCCCTCGGGTACTACCGCGCGCTGCGCCGCCCGCGGACGCATCCTCGCTACGCCGCGCTGCGAGAAGACTGGTTGGGCGAACCGCGTTGTCCCACGCTGTATCTGCACGGAGCCGAAGACGGGTGCATGCAGTCGCGCCTCACCGACCACGTCCGCGACGTCTTACCCGCCGCCAGCGCGGCCGCGGTCGTCGCCGGGGCGGGTCATTTCCTGCACCTCGACCGGCCCGACGAGGTGAACGAGAGGATCCTCGCGTTCGTCACTTCAAACGCGCGGGGCCGAGAGGGTGGCACCGGACCGGCCCGCTTCGTAGACTGA
- a CDS encoding SDR family oxidoreductase, whose protein sequence is MSGSRLSGKRTLITGGTTGIGLATAKLFLSEGARVVITGVNPTSLAQAQEELGSEVLVVAADSASVEAQRRLAATIADHYGRLDVAFLNAGVSVWQPMENWDEESYDRVFDINVKGPYFLTQALMPVFADPASVVLNTSVNAHVGSANSSVYGASKAALLNLSKTLTSEFLSRGVRFNAVSPGPVETPLYDKMGLPVEHRDQMATNITAGIPAGRFGTADEVARAVLYLASDESAWTVGSEIVVDGGRMLNGERA, encoded by the coding sequence ATGTCCGGTTCACGACTCAGCGGCAAACGTACACTCATCACCGGTGGAACCACCGGCATCGGGCTCGCCACGGCGAAGCTGTTTCTGTCCGAGGGCGCCCGCGTGGTGATCACCGGCGTCAACCCGACGTCGTTGGCGCAGGCGCAGGAGGAGCTGGGATCCGAGGTCCTCGTCGTGGCCGCCGATTCAGCGTCGGTGGAGGCACAGCGCCGACTCGCAGCCACGATCGCCGATCACTACGGCCGGCTCGACGTCGCGTTCCTGAACGCAGGGGTGTCGGTGTGGCAGCCCATGGAGAACTGGGACGAGGAGAGCTACGACCGAGTCTTCGACATCAACGTGAAGGGTCCCTACTTCCTCACCCAAGCGCTGATGCCCGTCTTCGCCGACCCGGCGTCGGTGGTCCTCAACACCTCGGTCAACGCCCATGTGGGGTCCGCGAACTCGAGTGTGTACGGTGCGTCCAAAGCGGCACTGCTCAACCTGTCCAAGACGCTCACTAGCGAGTTCCTCAGCCGCGGAGTGCGTTTCAACGCCGTCAGTCCCGGTCCGGTCGAGACCCCGCTGTACGACAAGATGGGCTTACCCGTCGAGCATCGCGATCAGATGGCCACCAACATCACCGCCGGCATCCCGGCCGGGCGATTCGGGACCGCGGACGAGGTCGCGCGCGCCGTCCTCTACCTGGCGTCGGATGAATCGGCATGGACGGTGGGCTCTGAGATCGTGGTGGACGGCGGTCGGATGCTGAACGGGGAGCGTGCCTGA
- a CDS encoding metal-sensitive transcriptional regulator, which translates to MDEHQHGYIGRKDDYLRRLKRIEGQARGLQRMVEEDTYCIDILTQVSAMTKALQAVSLGLLEEHMAHCVVHAAQESDEAGKAKVDEAMAAITRLVKS; encoded by the coding sequence ATGGACGAGCATCAGCACGGCTACATCGGCCGGAAGGACGACTACCTCCGCCGACTGAAGCGCATCGAGGGCCAGGCGCGCGGACTGCAGCGCATGGTCGAGGAGGACACCTACTGCATCGACATCCTGACCCAGGTGTCGGCGATGACGAAGGCGTTGCAGGCGGTCAGCCTCGGTCTGCTCGAAGAGCACATGGCGCATTGCGTGGTGCATGCCGCGCAGGAGAGCGACGAAGCCGGCAAGGCGAAGGTCGACGAGGCCATGGCCGCGATCACGCGCCTGGTCAAGTCCTGA